The Trichosurus vulpecula isolate mTriVul1 chromosome 4, mTriVul1.pri, whole genome shotgun sequence genome contains a region encoding:
- the PAQR9 gene encoding membrane progestin receptor epsilon, protein MPLRLQPRGAGTKSAAASAAPPAASSSSPAPTAAAAAPPPRALRDPAAGPKPLLRWDEVPDDFVECFILSGYRRLPCTAQECVASVLKPTNETLNFWTHFIPLLLFLNKFGRLFFLSGRDDLPFHHPWLLPLWCYASGVLLTFAMSCTAHVFSCLSLRLRAAFFYLDYASISYYGFGSTVAYYYYLLPGLSLLDASVMTPYVQQRLGWHVDCTRLIAAYRALVLPVAFVLAVACTVACCKSRSDWCTYPFALRTFVFVMPLSMACPIMLESWLFDLRGENPTLFVHFYRRYFWLVVAAFFNVSKIPERIQPGLFDIVGHSHQLFHIFTFLSIYDQMHYVEEGLRQFLEAPPSSPTFLGTVGYMILLVVCLGLVIRKFLNVSDLCKED, encoded by the coding sequence ATGCCGCTGCGGCTCCAGCCCCGGGGCGCGGGGACAAAGAGCGCCGCCGCGTCCGCCGCCCCTCCGGCCGCCTCCTCATCCTCCCCGGCGCctacggcggcggcggcggcgcccCCGCCCCGAGCCCTCCGTGACCCCGCGGCGGGGCCGAAGCCGCTGCTGCGCTGGGACGAGGTGCCCGACGACTTCGTGGAGTGCTTCATCCTGTCGGGCTACCGCCGGCTGCCGTGCACGGCGCAGGAGTGCGTGGCGTCGGTGCTGAAGCCCACCAACGAGACGCTCAACTTCTGGACGCACTTCATCCCGCTGCTGCTGTTCCTGAACAAGTTCGGCCGCCTCTTCTTCCTGAGCGGCCGCGACGACCTGCCCTTCCACCACCCGTGGCTGCTGCCGCTCTGGTGCTACGCGTCGGGGGTGCTGCTGACCTTCGCCATGAGTTGCACGGCCCATGTGTTCAGCTGCCTGTCCCTGCGCCTGCGTGCCGCCTTCTTCTACCTGGACTACGCCTCCATCAGCTACTACGGCTTCGGCAGCACGGTGGCCTACTACTACTACCTGCTGCCGGGGCTCAGCCTGCTCGACGCCAGCGTCATGACCCCCTACGTGCAGCAGCGGCTGGGCTGGCACGTGGACTGCACGCGGCTCATCGCGGCCTACCGCGCGCTCGTGCTGCCCGTGGCCTTCGTGCTGGCCGTGGCGTGCACCGTGGCGTGCTGCAAGAGCCGCAGCGACTGGTGCACGTACCCGTTCGCGCTGCGCACCTTCGTGTTCGTCATGCCGCTCAGCATGGCCTGCCCCATCATGCTGGAGAGCTGGCTGTTCGACCTGCGCGGCGAGAACCCCACGCTCTTCGTGCACTTCTACCGCCGCTACTTCTGGCTCGTGGTGGCCGCCTTCTTCAACGTGAGCAAGATCCCCGAGCGCATCCAGCCGGGCCTCTTCGACATCGTGGGCCACAGCCACCAGCTCTTCCACATCTTCACCTTCCTCAGCATCTACGACCAGATGCACTACGTGGAGGAGGGGCTGCGCCAGTTCCTGGAGGCGCCGCCCTCCTCGCCCACCTTCCTGGGCACCGTGGGCTACATGATCCTGCTGGTGGTCTGCCTGGGCCTGGTCATCAGGAAGTTCCTCAACGTGTCCGACCTTTGCAAGGAGGACTGA